A stretch of Malus sylvestris chromosome 11, drMalSylv7.2, whole genome shotgun sequence DNA encodes these proteins:
- the LOC126588282 gene encoding heterogeneous nuclear ribonucleoprotein Q-like isoform X1, whose product MPRSKENASSVAKPVEPEKAIESNERVDLDGDNDPDEATDEEVEYEEVEEEVEEEEEVEEEDEEGEEVEEEVEDEDSNNPTGTDIQKSQSRSGDEDEKKKHAEFLALPPHGSEVYIGGIPHDASQEDLKAFCEAVGKVIEVRIMRAKDSGENKGFAFVTFKNMEMASDAINELNNTEFKGRRIKCSTSKAKNRLFIGNVPRSWGEDDLRKVVQKIGPGVNVIELVKDMKNTGNNRGFAFVDYYNHACADYSRQKMTDPKFKLENNAPTVSWADPKNDESSTSQVKAVYVKNLPKNVTQDQLKELFEHHGKITKVVLPAAKSGQENSRIGFVHFAERSSAMKALKNTENYELDGQLLECSLARPQADQKSGGSNSQRSGLLPSYPPRFVGMAGGAYGGIGAGYGAAGFPQPLMSGPGPVPAGMAMMPILLPDGRIGYVIKPSINHAIQFFCYNGVKLKTRDLDKSYLKTHLSCAFFSALVSTFQFSIQATWIVIGNMHLATTGCAATPLAIISK is encoded by the exons ATGCCAAGGTCAAAGGAAAATGCTTCATCAGTTGCTAAACCAGTTGAACCTGAAAAGGCAATAGAATCCAATGAGAGGGTTGATCTTGATGGAGATAATGATCCTGATGAGGCAACAGATGAAGAGGTTGAGTATGAAGAAGTAGAGGAAGaggtggaggaagaagaagaggtagaggaagaagatgaagagggGGAGGAGGTGGAAGAAGAGGTGGAGGATGAAGATTCTAATAATCCGACTGGAACTGATATCCAGAAATCTCAGAGTAGGTCTGGAGATGAGGACGAGAAGAAAAAGCATGCTGAATTTCTTGCCCTTCCACCACATGGTTCTGAAGTTTATATTGGTGGCATTCCTCATGATGCTTCTCAAGAGGATTTAAAGGCTTTTTGTGAGGCTGTGGGAAAAGTAATAGAG GTTCGGATTATGAGAGCCAAAGATTCAGGTGAGAACAAGGGCTTTGCATTTGTTACattcaaaaacatggaaatggcTTCTGATGCCATCAATGAGTTGAATAACACTGAATTTAAG gGTAGAAGAATTAAATGTTCGACATCTAAAGCAAAGAACCGTTTATTCATTGGTAATGTTCCCAGGAGCTGGGGAGAAGATGATCTAAGGAAGGTTGTGCAGAAGATTGGGCCCGGAGTTAATGTTATAGAGCTGGTCAAG GATATGAAGAACACAGGCAACAACCGAGGCTTTGCTTTTGTCGACTACTATAACCATGCCTGTGCTGACTATTCAAGGCAGAAGATGACGGACCCAAAATTTAAGCTAGAAAATAATGCTCCCACAGTGAGTTGGGCTGACCCTAAAAATGACGAGTCTTCTACTTCTCAG GTGAAGGCAGTTTATGTGAAGAATTTACCTAAAAATGTGACCCAAGACCAGTTAAAGGAGCTATTTGAACACCACGGGAAAATCACAAAAGTTGTTCTGCCAGCTGCAAAATCCGGACAGGAAAATAGTAGAATTGGTTTTGTACATTTTGCAGAGAGGTCAAGTGCTATGAAAGCATTGAAGAACACTGAAAACTATGAACTTGATG GCCAGCTGTTGGAGTGCTCTCTTGCAAGGCCACAGGCAGACCAGAAGTCTGGTGGATCAAATTCACAGAGGTCAGGGTTGCTTCCTAGTTATCCTCCTCGTTTTGTTGGTATGGCTGGTGGTGCCTATGGTGGTATTGGTGCAGGGTATGGTGCTGCAGGTTTTCCACAG CCCTTGATGTCTGGACCGGGACCAGTTCCTGCTGGCATGGCAATGATGCCGATTCTTCTACCTGATGGACGGATTGGATACGTTAT AAAGCCTTCAATTAATCATGCAATTCAATTTTTCTGCTATAATGGGGTAAAGTTGAAAACTAGAGACTTGGACAAGTCGTATTTAAAAACCCACCTCTCGTGTGCATTCTTCTCGGCTCTAGTTTCCACTTTCCAGTTTTCTATTCAGGCAACCTGGATAGTAATCGGAAACATGCATCTG GCAACAACCGGGTGTGCAGCCACACCCCTCGCCATCATATCAAAGTAG
- the LOC126588287 gene encoding DNA polymerase II subunit B4 — MEKVVAEAEELPKAIVRRVVKDKLSQCHKGDGDLIVHKEAILAFSESSRIFIHYLSATANDICREKKRQTISGDDVLKALEEIEFPEFIKPLEDLRPRNPGKGAGKNEGKNATKNAGTSGGKNAGKKAGTSKTKEVKKKRKLEESSSRKQGGKDEDNQDEDGSGDE; from the exons atggaGAAAGTGGTGGCGGAAGCGGAGGAGCTGCCGAAGGCTATCGTGCGACGGGTGGTGAAGGATAAGCTTTCCCAGTGCCACAAAGGCGACGGCGACCTAATCGTTCACAAAGAAGCGATCCTAGCATTCTCCGAAAGCTCCCGGATCTTCATCCACTACCTTTCCGCCAC AGCAAATGACATATGCAGGGAAAAGAAGAGGCAGACGATCAGCGGCGACGACGTGTTGAAGGCGCTGGAAGAGATCGAGTTTCCTGAGTTCATCAAGCCTCTTGAAG ACCTAAGGCCGAGGAATCCCGGGAAGGGTGCaggaaagaatgaaggaaagaatGCGACGAAGAATGCAGGAACAAGTGGAGGAAAGAATGCAGGAAAAAAAGCGGGAAcgtcaaaaacaaaagaagtgaagaagaagaggaaattgGAAGAATCATCGTCGCGGAAGCAAGGCGGAAAGGATGAGGACAACCAAGATGAGGATGGCAGTGGTGATGAATGA
- the LOC126588282 gene encoding heterogeneous nuclear ribonucleoprotein Q-like isoform X2 produces the protein MPRSKENASSVAKPVEPEKAIESNERVDLDGDNDPDEATDEEVEYEEVEEEVEEEEEVEEEDEEGEEVEEEVEDEDSNNPTGTDIQKSQSRSGDEDEKKKHAEFLALPPHGSEVYIGGIPHDASQEDLKAFCEAVGKVIEVRIMRAKDSGENKGFAFVTFKNMEMASDAINELNNTEFKGRRIKCSTSKAKNRLFIGNVPRSWGEDDLRKVVQKIGPGVNVIELVKDMKNTGNNRGFAFVDYYNHACADYSRQKMTDPKFKLENNAPTVSWADPKNDESSTSQVKAVYVKNLPKNVTQDQLKELFEHHGKITKVVLPAAKSGQENSRIGFVHFAERSSAMKALKNTENYELDGQLLECSLARPQADQKSGGSNSQRSGLLPSYPPRFVGMAGGAYGGIGAGYGAAGFPQPLMSGPGPVPAGMAMMPILLPDGRIGYVMQQPGVQPHPSPSYQSSGWGNGGSGNRSSGSSNKGRHVNDSGHGRRYNPY, from the exons ATGCCAAGGTCAAAGGAAAATGCTTCATCAGTTGCTAAACCAGTTGAACCTGAAAAGGCAATAGAATCCAATGAGAGGGTTGATCTTGATGGAGATAATGATCCTGATGAGGCAACAGATGAAGAGGTTGAGTATGAAGAAGTAGAGGAAGaggtggaggaagaagaagaggtagaggaagaagatgaagagggGGAGGAGGTGGAAGAAGAGGTGGAGGATGAAGATTCTAATAATCCGACTGGAACTGATATCCAGAAATCTCAGAGTAGGTCTGGAGATGAGGACGAGAAGAAAAAGCATGCTGAATTTCTTGCCCTTCCACCACATGGTTCTGAAGTTTATATTGGTGGCATTCCTCATGATGCTTCTCAAGAGGATTTAAAGGCTTTTTGTGAGGCTGTGGGAAAAGTAATAGAG GTTCGGATTATGAGAGCCAAAGATTCAGGTGAGAACAAGGGCTTTGCATTTGTTACattcaaaaacatggaaatggcTTCTGATGCCATCAATGAGTTGAATAACACTGAATTTAAG gGTAGAAGAATTAAATGTTCGACATCTAAAGCAAAGAACCGTTTATTCATTGGTAATGTTCCCAGGAGCTGGGGAGAAGATGATCTAAGGAAGGTTGTGCAGAAGATTGGGCCCGGAGTTAATGTTATAGAGCTGGTCAAG GATATGAAGAACACAGGCAACAACCGAGGCTTTGCTTTTGTCGACTACTATAACCATGCCTGTGCTGACTATTCAAGGCAGAAGATGACGGACCCAAAATTTAAGCTAGAAAATAATGCTCCCACAGTGAGTTGGGCTGACCCTAAAAATGACGAGTCTTCTACTTCTCAG GTGAAGGCAGTTTATGTGAAGAATTTACCTAAAAATGTGACCCAAGACCAGTTAAAGGAGCTATTTGAACACCACGGGAAAATCACAAAAGTTGTTCTGCCAGCTGCAAAATCCGGACAGGAAAATAGTAGAATTGGTTTTGTACATTTTGCAGAGAGGTCAAGTGCTATGAAAGCATTGAAGAACACTGAAAACTATGAACTTGATG GCCAGCTGTTGGAGTGCTCTCTTGCAAGGCCACAGGCAGACCAGAAGTCTGGTGGATCAAATTCACAGAGGTCAGGGTTGCTTCCTAGTTATCCTCCTCGTTTTGTTGGTATGGCTGGTGGTGCCTATGGTGGTATTGGTGCAGGGTATGGTGCTGCAGGTTTTCCACAG CCCTTGATGTCTGGACCGGGACCAGTTCCTGCTGGCATGGCAATGATGCCGATTCTTCTACCTGATGGACGGATTGGATACGTTAT GCAACAACCGGGTGTGCAGCCACACCCCTCGCCATCATATCAAAGTAGTGGCTGGGGTAATGGTGGGAGCGGTAACAGAAGTAGTGGAAGTTCGAATAAGGGTAGGCACGTCAATGATTCTGGGCATGGACGCAGGTATAACCCATATTGA